A region from the Lycium barbarum isolate Lr01 chromosome 8, ASM1917538v2, whole genome shotgun sequence genome encodes:
- the LOC132605695 gene encoding sterol 3-beta-glucosyltransferase UGT80A2-like has protein sequence MAEPSRKFDRLTSSSSSSSSSSCRSVEKENDSNTTGADVDNREVVSGSVNNGVTDSSGTPWMELTRVNTLPQEILSSEKPQSPAEHLKLGRSRTETPTHSSGFAKEAAKIFDNKGSEQQKLKLLKRIATVKDDGTVEFNIPGDDETTRVLETGSESVHTAVEDEPLDATELQYFPPMQIVMLIVGTRGDVQPFTAIGKRLQDFGHRVRLATHANFKEFVLTAGLEFYPLGGDPKILAGYMVKNKGFLPSGPSEIPTQRNQLKEIIYSLLPACKEPDMDTGVPFRADAIIANPPAYGHAHVAEALQIPIHIFFTMPWTPTTEFPHPLSRVKQPAGYRLSYQIVDSLIWLGIRDLINDVRKKKLKLRPVTYLNGSQGSELDIPHAYIWSPHLVPKPKDWGPKIDVVGFCFLDLATGYEPPESLLNWLKVGPKPIYIGFGSLPVQDPQKMTETIVNALEITGQRGIINKGWGGLGDLAEPKDFVYLLDNCPHDWLFLQCAAVVHHGGAGTTAAGLKAACPTTIVPFFGDQPFWGERVHARGVGPSPIPADQFTRDKLVDAIKFMLDRQVKERAVELAKAMENEDGVTGAVKAFFKQLPPKKKLEPQPLRKESSVFSIRSCFGCS, from the exons GGACCCCTTGGATGGAACTTACCAGAGTAAATACGTTGCCTCAAGAGATTTTGAGTTCTGAGAAGCCACAATCACCTGCAGAACATCTTAAGTTGGGAAGATCAAGAACTGAGACACCGACACATAGTAGCGGGTTTGCTAAAGAGGCCGCAAAAATTTTTGACAATAAAGGTTCCGAACAACAGAAG CTCAAATTGCTGAAGAGAATAGCTACTGTCAAAGATGATGGTACTGTGGAATTTAATATTCCGGGTGATGATGAAACCACCAGAGTGCTTGAAACTGGATCTGAAAGTGTACATACTGCAGTTGAGGATGAACCTCTTGATGCAACAGAACTTCAATATTTTCCACCTATGCAGATTGTAATGCTTATTGTAGGAACACGCGGTGACGTGCAGCCCTTTACTGCAATTGGCAAGCGTCTGCAG GATTTTGGCCATCGAGTGAGGTTGGCGACCCATGCAAATTTCAAAGAGTTTGTCTTGACTGCTGGATTGGAATTCTATCCCCTTGGGGGTGATCCAAAAATTTTGGCTGGAT ACATGGTAAAAAACAAAGGATTCTTACCGTCCGGACCTTCAGAAATCCCTACTCAGAGAAATCAGTTGAAGGAGATTATATACTCTCTACTCCCAGCCTGCAAAGAACCTGATATGGATACAGGAGTTCCCTTTAGAGCAGATGCAATTATTGCTAATCCCCCAGCATATG GGCATGCACATGTTGCAGAAGCATTGCAAATCCCAATTCATATATTTTTCACAATGCCATGGAC GCCAACTACTGAATTTCCTCATCCTTTGTCCCGTGTTAAGCAACCAGCTGGATATAGG CTATCATATCAGATTGTTGACTCCTTGATTTGGCTAGGAATACGCGACTTGATTAATGATGTTAGGAAGAAAAAACTGAAACTACGACCAGTCACATACTTAAATGGTTCACAAGGCTCTGAGTTGGATATCCCACATGCATATATTTGGAGTCCTCACCTTGTTCCTAAACCAAAAG ATTGGGGACCTAAGATTGATGTGGTGGGATTTTGCTTCCTTGATCTTGCGACGGGTTATGAACCTCCAGAATCACTTCTTAACTGGCTTAAAGTTGGTCCAAAGCCCATATACATTGGGTTTGGTAGTCTT CCTGTTCAAGATCCACAGAAAATGACTGAGACAATTGTTAATGCACTCGAAATCACTGGGCAAAGGGGAATCATTAATAAAGGATGGGGTGGTCTGGGAGACT TGGCGGAACCAAAAGATTTTGTGTATTTGCTCGATAACTGTCCCCATGATTGGCTTTTCTTACAGTGTGCCGCAGTG GTGCACCATGGCGGTGCCGGAACAACTGCTGCTGGTCTTAAAGCTGCG TGTCCAACAACTATTGTCCCTTTCTTTGGTGACCAGCCATTTTGGGGCGAAAGGGTGCATGCCAGAGGTGTAGGCCCTTCACCCATACCAGCTGATCAATTTACACGTGATAAGCTGGTTGATGCAATCAAATTCATGCTTGATCGACAG GTGAAGGAGCGGGCGGTAGAGCTAGCCAAAGCTATGGAGAATGAAGATGGGGTCACTGGAGCAGTAAAAGCCTTCTTTAAGCAGCTACCACCCAAAAAAAAACTCGAGCCTCAGCCATTGCGTAAAGAATCGAGTGTCTTTTCAATAAGAAGCTGCTTTGGCTGTTCCTAG